The following are encoded in a window of Astyanax mexicanus isolate ESR-SI-001 chromosome 6, AstMex3_surface, whole genome shotgun sequence genomic DNA:
- the LOC103025837 gene encoding zinc transporter ZIP1 isoform X2, which produces MASAQMPPAGILDLDFRLGSVCLLFSSTLLCGFTLLWVLRGTGRCGLYSESRYRALDLLGCCAAGVFLASSLLNMVPSYMIGMTETFSNLGVTLRFPVPEFILAMGFLLVVVIEQVVLALKEQSGIYMTEKEALLVGSNVQPHDRHPQCSHQYSRTVQFKGRGFGGDADVSSLSTIRIFVLVFSLSLCSVFEGLAVGLQEASGQGLNLSLSLLFRKGLIALSLVIKLTQDQLRRVAVTTCLLLFSATCPLGAVLGISLRQTHTTPQYQLARSTLQGLAAGSFLYITVMEVLTYALSSSGQRISKVTLLLTGFTAVTVLLLCLN; this is translated from the exons ATGGCCTCAGCACAGATGCCACCAGCGGGCATACTGGACCTGGATTTCAGGCTGGGCTCTGTGTGCCTGCTGTTCTCCTCAACTCTACTTTGTGGATTTACTTTGCTCTGGGTTCTGAGAGGAACAGGGAGATGTGGATTATATTcag AGAGTCGTTACAGAGCTCTGGATCTGCTGGGCTGCTGTGCTGCAGGGGTTTTCCTTGCCAGCTCATTGCTCAACATGGTGCCCAGCTACATGATTGGAATGACTGAGACATTTAGTAACTTGGGAGTGACA CTTCGTTTTCCCGTTCCGGAGTTCATTCTGGCCATGGGCTTCCTCTTAGTGGTGGTCATTGAGCAGGTTGTCCTGGCCCTTAAAGAACAGTCAGGCATTTACATGACTGAAAAAGAAGCTCTTCTGGTGGGTTCCAATGTACAGCCACATGACCGTCACCCACAGTGCTCTCATCAGTACTCTAGGACAGTTCAGTTCAAAGGAAGAGGTTTTGGGGGGGATGCGGATGTCAGCTCCCTGTCCACCATCAGAATTTTTGTCTTGGTTTTCTCGTTGTCTCTGTGCTCAGTGTTTGAGGGTTTGGCAGTTGGTCTGCAGGAGGCTAGTGGTCAGGGGCTCAACCTCAGTCTGTCCCTGCTGTTCCGTAAAGGCCTGATTGCTCTCAGCCTGGTCATCAAACTCACGCAGGATCAGTTGCGGAGGGTCGCAGTGACCACCTGCCTGCTGCTGTTCTCTGCAACATGTCCACTTGGGGCAGTGCTGGGTATTAGCCTCCGGCAAACCCACACCACTCCTCAGTACCAGCTGGCTCGCTCCACTCTGCAGGGTCTGGCAGCAGGGAGCTTTCTCTACATCACTGTAATGGAGGTGTTGACTTATGCACTGAGCTCCAGTGGACAACGGATCTCCAAGGTCACTTTACTCCTCACAGGCTTCACTGCTGTTACTGTGCTCTTGCTCTGTCTGAACTGA
- the LOC103025837 gene encoding zinc transporter ZIP1 isoform X1, protein MSMLLLLCCKESRYRALDLLGCCAAGVFLASSLLNMVPSYMIGMTETFSNLGVTLRFPVPEFILAMGFLLVVVIEQVVLALKEQSGIYMTEKEALLVGSNVQPHDRHPQCSHQYSRTVQFKGRGFGGDADVSSLSTIRIFVLVFSLSLCSVFEGLAVGLQEASGQGLNLSLSLLFRKGLIALSLVIKLTQDQLRRVAVTTCLLLFSATCPLGAVLGISLRQTHTTPQYQLARSTLQGLAAGSFLYITVMEVLTYALSSSGQRISKVTLLLTGFTAVTVLLLCLN, encoded by the exons ATGTCTATGCTCTTGCTCCTGTGTTGTAAAGAGAGTCGTTACAGAGCTCTGGATCTGCTGGGCTGCTGTGCTGCAGGGGTTTTCCTTGCCAGCTCATTGCTCAACATGGTGCCCAGCTACATGATTGGAATGACTGAGACATTTAGTAACTTGGGAGTGACA CTTCGTTTTCCCGTTCCGGAGTTCATTCTGGCCATGGGCTTCCTCTTAGTGGTGGTCATTGAGCAGGTTGTCCTGGCCCTTAAAGAACAGTCAGGCATTTACATGACTGAAAAAGAAGCTCTTCTGGTGGGTTCCAATGTACAGCCACATGACCGTCACCCACAGTGCTCTCATCAGTACTCTAGGACAGTTCAGTTCAAAGGAAGAGGTTTTGGGGGGGATGCGGATGTCAGCTCCCTGTCCACCATCAGAATTTTTGTCTTGGTTTTCTCGTTGTCTCTGTGCTCAGTGTTTGAGGGTTTGGCAGTTGGTCTGCAGGAGGCTAGTGGTCAGGGGCTCAACCTCAGTCTGTCCCTGCTGTTCCGTAAAGGCCTGATTGCTCTCAGCCTGGTCATCAAACTCACGCAGGATCAGTTGCGGAGGGTCGCAGTGACCACCTGCCTGCTGCTGTTCTCTGCAACATGTCCACTTGGGGCAGTGCTGGGTATTAGCCTCCGGCAAACCCACACCACTCCTCAGTACCAGCTGGCTCGCTCCACTCTGCAGGGTCTGGCAGCAGGGAGCTTTCTCTACATCACTGTAATGGAGGTGTTGACTTATGCACTGAGCTCCAGTGGACAACGGATCTCCAAGGTCACTTTACTCCTCACAGGCTTCACTGCTGTTACTGTGCTCTTGCTCTGTCTGAACTGA